The following are encoded together in the Buteo buteo chromosome 2, bButBut1.hap1.1, whole genome shotgun sequence genome:
- the MSRB2 gene encoding methionine-R-sulfoxide reductase B2, mitochondrial: MAAHLLPRMLGNVLLLLRSLLRSSGDGLAPAAGGGTDTGLLTKQAEATVATDWKKNLTPGQFYVTREKGTEPLFSGIYLNNTELGIYYCVCCNAPLFSSEKKYNSGTGWPSFSEVYGTRGRDESNTNIMRRPDNSSGSIRTEVICKRCDAHLGHVFDDGPTPSGQRFCINSVSLNFKRGSGQ, translated from the exons ATGGCAGCTCATCTGCTCCCGAGGATGCTCGGGaatgtcctcctcctcctccgctccctGCTGAGGAGCTCCGGTGACGGCTTGGCCCCCGCTGCTGGCGGTGGCACAG ACACGGGCCTTCTGACTAAACAAGCTGAAGCAACTGTTGCtacagactggaaaaaaaatttgactCCAGGGCAATTCTATGttacaagagaaaaaggaaCTGAACCA ctatttagTGGGATCTATCTGAATAACACAGAATTGGGAATATACTACTGCGTGTGCTGCAATGCCCCACTGTTCAG ctcagaaaaaaagtacaattCTGGGACTGGATGGCCATCATTTTCTGAGGTTTATGGTACTCGTGGCAGAGATGAAAGTAATACCAATATCATGAGACGACCAGATAACTCATCAGGATCAATTAGAACTGAAGTCATCTGCAAACGG TGTGACGCCCATCTAGGCCATGTGTTTGATGATGGTCCCACACCTTCTGGGCAGAGGTTCTGTATCAACAGCGTTTCATTAAACTTCAAACGAGGCTCTGGTCAGTGA